TTCCAGCTCGCGGATTTTCTCACGCATTGATGAGAGGTTGCGCACAATTGCGGCAGATTTTTCCCATTCGGCATTTTTAGCGAGTGGATAGAACCCCGTATATTGCCCCGGCTCGAGTAACGAACGAGACACCATACTGCCTGAAGAAACATGCACGTTATCGACAATGGTCAAATGCCCCAGCACCATTGCCGCGCCGCCGAAGGTACAGAACTTCCCGATCTTCGCGCTTCCCGCGACACCAACACAGCCCGCCATCGCCGTATGCGCACCGATATGACAGTTGTGGCCGATCTGAATCTGATTATCAAGCTTGACGCCGTCCTCGATGACGGTATCTTCCAGCGCCCCTCGGTCGATGGTCGTGTTGGCACCGACCTCGACGTCATTGCCAATGACTACCTTCCCCGTTTGTGGAATCTTGATCCAGACGCCACGCTCATTGGCAAAGCCAAAGCCATCCGCTCCAATTACCGCGCCGGAATGAATGATTCCCCGCTCGCCGATTTCGCAAGCGCCGTGAAACACCACATGTGCATAAAAGTGCGTCAATGCCCCGATTCTTGCTGCACGGCCGACAAAGCACCCCGCATCAATGACTGCATGGTCTGCGATGACAACATCTGCTTCGATAACGGCGTGCGGCCCGATGCAGGCAGTTGATGCCACCTGAGCAGACGGATGCACAGCGGCGGTTGGATGGATCCCCGGAACGACTGGAGTCGCGCGCTGTTCGACAAACAATTGCGCGGCTTTCGCAAAATACGCGTATGGATTCTCGGTGATGATGCGCGCACCTTGATAGTCCGCACCGATGGCTGCATCATCCGCAGATGAAATGATCAGCGCAGCTGCTTTGGTCTGCGCGGCCTGCGTACGCAGTTTTGGATTGGAGAGGAATGTGATATGTGACGCATCAGCGTCACTCAGGGATGCGATGCCGGATATCTCAATGTCCGCATCGCCGATCAGTTGGCCTCCCAAGCGTTCGACCAATTTTCCCAGCCGACTGCTCATGTTGGCCTCTTCCTTGGTTACTTGCCGTTAAGCGCCTTGAGCACCTTGTCGGTGATGTCAATCCGCGGGCTGGCATATACCGCTTCCTGGAATACGATGTCGTACTTTTCCGCTTCGGCAATCTGCTTGATGACCTTATTGGTGCGTTCCAATACGATCGCCAACTCTTCGTTACGGCGCTGATTCAAATCCTCGCGGAACTCGCGTTGCTTGCGCTGAAAATCCTTGTCCAGATCAGCCAGCTCACGCTGGCGCTTGATGCGATCCGATTCGGACAGAACAGCCGCATCCTTATCCAGTTTATCGGACATGCCCTTGAGTCGCGCCGCCATTTCCTGCAAATCCTTGTCTCGGCGTGAAAACTCTTGTTCGATTTTCGCTTGTGCCGTTTTTGCAGGAGCTGCTTCACGGAAGATGCGCTCAGTGCTGACAAATCCGATCCTGGTATCTTGAGCCTGAGCATTCAACAGCGGGAGCAGAAACGCCCCGAGCAACACCGCGTGTTTAGGCATCATCAATGCTTTGGAAAGAAACTTCAAGGTCATTCTCCGCAATTCAAAATACTATTATGCCATTTGGCGATCAGAAGCCTGTGCCAAGCTGAAACTGGAACTGCTGCTGCTTGTCTTCAGGTTTTGCATTCAACGGCTTGCCGTAACTCAGCTTCAAAGGGCCAATTGGTGAAACCCACGTGATACCGATGCCGGCAGAATACCTCAATTCCGATAGTTGAATCCTTTGCCCCTCCCCAAATACATTACCCGCATCTGCGAAGGTAAACCAGCGCAATGTACGATCATTGCCGGAACCCGGGAACGGAAACTGAAGCTCGACATTGGCAATAAGTCGGGATGATCCACCCAGCGGATCGCCATTGTCGGAAGAACGCGGGCCAAGCGACGAGCCTTCATAGCCCCGCACAGACCCGATACCACC
The Noviherbaspirillum cavernae DNA segment above includes these coding regions:
- the lpxD gene encoding UDP-3-O-(3-hydroxymyristoyl)glucosamine N-acyltransferase, with the translated sequence MSSRLGKLVERLGGQLIGDADIEISGIASLSDADASHITFLSNPKLRTQAAQTKAAALIISSADDAAIGADYQGARIITENPYAYFAKAAQLFVEQRATPVVPGIHPTAAVHPSAQVASTACIGPHAVIEADVVIADHAVIDAGCFVGRAARIGALTHFYAHVVFHGACEIGERGIIHSGAVIGADGFGFANERGVWIKIPQTGKVVIGNDVEVGANTTIDRGALEDTVIEDGVKLDNQIQIGHNCHIGAHTAMAGCVGVAGSAKIGKFCTFGGAAMVLGHLTIVDNVHVSSGSMVSRSLLEPGQYTGFYPLAKNAEWEKSAAIVRNLSSMREKIRELEKTLKSLTGNSNE
- a CDS encoding OmpH family outer membrane protein; the protein is MMPKHAVLLGAFLLPLLNAQAQDTRIGFVSTERIFREAAPAKTAQAKIEQEFSRRDKDLQEMAARLKGMSDKLDKDAAVLSESDRIKRQRELADLDKDFQRKQREFREDLNQRRNEELAIVLERTNKVIKQIAEAEKYDIVFQEAVYASPRIDITDKVLKALNGK